The Pempheris klunzingeri isolate RE-2024b chromosome 1, fPemKlu1.hap1, whole genome shotgun sequence genome includes a region encoding these proteins:
- the txlng gene encoding gamma-taxilin: METTGVCEIDMASRRIVGGSDSPPELDSPCQEEVAEFGLGLCCAEEERGETPGREDSPSDLGEAELDPGGDAKAGEDKAFGKEVALLMQALNSLATPEEKLAALCKKYADLLEESRCMQKRLKALQKKQSQIVKEKIHLQGEHSKAILARSKLESLCRELQRHNKTLKEENAQRSREYEEQRKEAMLHFQMTLSDIEVQMEQHSSHNTKLRQENMELAEKLKKLIEQYELREEHIDKVFKHKELQQQLMDAKLQRITEMMKEVEEKQQRERDFLLKDATESRRKCELMKEQETQLKQQLSLYMDKFEEFQSTLAKSNEVFTTFRQEMEKMTKKIKKLEKETTQWRTKWESNNQALLQMAEEKTLRDGHFKAMQGKLELLERLCRALQKERNDLNNRLSLLQEQGDKGTTATPEEQPREPSAREEEEEDEDEDEEEDDAEEDGEEEGEGGPAQGDRLETEGIHQAPRPPELDPTLAATDTTTTATMTSSQPAETPPTPQD, encoded by the exons ATGGAGACAACAGGAGTTTGTGAGATTGATATGGCCAGCAGAAGAATAGTGGGGGGTAGTGATTCTCCACCCGAACTGGACAGCCCATGTCAG GAGGAGGTTGCAGAGTTTGGTTTAGGGTTGTGCTGTgctgaggaagagaggggggaaaCTCCAGGCAGAGAGGACAGCCCCAGCGACCTGGGGGAAGCAGAGCTCGACCCCGGAGGCGACGCCAAGGCAGGAGAGGACAAGGCGTTTG GGAAGGAAGTTGCTCTTTTGATGCAGGCCCTGAACTCTCTCGCCACTCCTGAGGAGAAACTGGCTGCTTTGTGCAAGAAATATGCCGACCTG TTGGAGGAGAGCCGCTGCATGCAGAAGCGACTGAAAGCCCTGCAGAAGAAGCAGTCTCAGATTGTAAAGGAGAAGATCCACCTGCAGGGGGAGCACAGCAAAGCCATCCTGGCCCGCAGCAAGCTGGAGAGTCTCTGTagggagctgcagagacacaacaaGACACTGAAG GAGGAGAACGCCCAGCGGTCCAGGGAGTACGAGGAGCAGCGAAAGGAGGCCATGCTGCACTTCCAGATGACCTTGAGCGATATCGAGGTGCAGATGGAACAGCACAGCTCCCACAACACCAAGCTGAGGCAGGAGAACATGGAGTTGGCGGAGAAGCTCAAAAAGCTCATCGAGCAGTACGAGCTCCGAGAGGAG CACATAGACAAGGTGTTCAAGCacaaggagctgcagcagcagctgatggacGCCAAGCTGCAGAGAATCACCGAGATGATGAAAGAGGTcgaggagaagcagcagagagagagggacttT ctgctgaaggaCGCCACCGAGTCCAGGCGCAAGTGTGAGCTGATGAAGGAGCAAGAAACACAGCTCAAgcagcag ctctcccTGTACATGGACAAGTTTGAGGAGTTTCAGAGCACTCTGGCTAAAAGCAACGAGGTCTTCACCACTTTCAGACAAGAGATGGAGAAG ATGACCAAGAAGATCAAGAAGCTGGAGAAGGAAACGACACAGTGGAGGACCAAATGGGAGAGTAACAACCAGGCCCTGCTGCAGATGGCCGAGGAG AAAACTCTGCGTGACGGGCACTTCAAGGCCATGCAGGggaagctggagctgctggagaggcTGTGCAGAGCcctgcagaaagagaggaacGACCTCAACAACCggctcagcctcctccaggAGCAGGGAGACAAAGGGACCACAGCAACCCCAGAGGAGCAGCCACGGGAGCCTTCagccagggaggaggaggaggaggacgaggacgaggatgaagaagaggatgacGCCGAGGaggatggggaggaggagggggaggggggcccGGCACAGGGCGACAGGCTGGAGACAGAGGGCATCCACCAAGCTCCCAGACCACCTGAACTGGACCCGACACTGGCTGCTACTGACACAACTACCACTGCTACGATGACCAGCAGCCAGCCTGCAGAAACACCACCCACACCCCAGGACTGA